GAGGCGCCAGAGTTGAAGACGCGTCTTTGTCCATTCGTTCTGTCTGGTTCTGGCTGAGTGGAGGAACACAGTGAGTCAGAGGctaaaagagaaggaaaagaaggaaacgcgtgTGATTCGTCGAGAACAACGGCAAGTGAAGTGTACACACCTCTCTGTCAGGCGAACGACGGACAGCAcggagggggggggggccaGCAACTGATCTGGTCCGTCTCCACACCTGGGCATGGAAGTTCCAAGGTCTGGCGAAGATCTTTTGCCCGGTGCACTCCAAACGGTGAACACGAATAAGCCGGCAAAGGTTCGTGTCGACATCATGTCAGACTTAAAGCGAACATGTTCTTCCGCCTGGCGTGGTTACGCAACAAGGTGCAGTATTCAAAGTCCATTTGTCTGATCCAACAAGTATTCGTACGATGGTACGACCGATGCATCGGAGCATTTGAGGAGTCGATTTCTTTCGCATACAGCCAAGCTCTTTGTGATTGCTGCCACACTACCGCCAAACTAGAGTTGTACTTCGATTTCCTACGCCATTTTAAGGTTACTCCGCGTCGACTAGGGTCTACGTGTCGTCTACGGCTTCATTCTTTCTCACTCGTAttcacagcgagagaaaacgactaTCCACATACGGGCATGATCGATACCATTGTATCCTAGAAATAatcatctctgagacagaGTCAGCAGCCAACGTCTAAAAAGGGCTGAACTGCGATGTGTGCTGAGGATCCGCTGCCGAAGACAAGTGCAGTCTAGCTGAGGGCAAGACGAGCAACGTCTCCTGTCTATTGAGAAACCGAGAAATGGACAAACGCAGTTCCGGTCGAACTGCGACCGCCGTCCCCCACTGCCTGCAGCGTCGCTTAGTTGCCCTTGGCTGAACGAGTGTGCACCGAACTCCTGTGGCAAAGGAGAGGCTTATTCTTGGCGCAGGCGTTTTTTATGCGAAGTCGGTCCCGTGACAAGGCCGTCTTTTCCTTTACGGGCAAGCCAGTTAGTTGTGCAGCTGGTTTGGCGGGGTCGGTTCGCAAGACGTTTGCCGTTCTACGCGGACCAATGAGCACCTTGACAAACGTTGTTTTTCAGGGCCTCTAAACGAAAGGTGCACAAAGCAGTTACTCGATGTCACGGACGTTCGCCCAAAGAAACTGAGAATCACAAGTACGCGTGAGCGCGTCCTCAACAATGGACTTTGTTCAGTACCCGAGGTTCGAAATCACATATTTCGAAAGCGTCACGTGAGCTTAAAAATCTAACAAATAACGTCACGAGCTTCTCTTTCGGCTGCTCCTTTTCACGCGAGACGTCTGGAATGCATCTCTGCGACCCTCCTGGCTGGCTGCTCCACAGAGCGCTGTGACGGGGCAGCCGTCGCTGGGTGGCCTTCCGAGAGACGAACCGACATGGCAGGTTAGTGCCTTTTCTGCACCAAAACGTCGGCGTCTCGGTTTGGTGTCACGGGGACGCGTGTGGAATGCCTTCCGCCTCTCGTCCCTCGCCCCCGCTGCACCACGATGCTTCTACACTGGAGTCGACACCctcgcgcctcctcgtcttcaggCTCTCTTCAGCCTTCACTGTCTCGACTGCGACGAAGGCGGCCGTCCGGTCGTCTTCGACGAGACGTTCGCTGGCATAAAGGCTCCGACACTGTCATACAGTTGACGCAAGTAGGCCTCGACCACCGGTGCCCACTCGTCCACATACGGTTGCACAGCTTCGCGCACTGGTTTCAGGATAGGCAGCGTCTCATCATCGAAGGCGAAGATGGCGGTCGCGACGGCGAGTCCGAGCAAGACGGAGATGCCAGCAAAAAGTCGCAGGGCAGAACGGCGCGCAGTTCGCTGAGCGTCAGCTCTCGACCCGGTGCCGAGTCGCGGAAGCGAGTTCGCAACCATGTTCAGGAGCGCTTTGGGCTTCCGCCCTCGGGTCGTGAAGCGATGCGCCAAGAAGACAGTGAGGAAGACCAGTGACATCATCACGGCCAAGGCTGCAACAGATCGAGACGCCGCCCTGTTTCGGCCGGAGAGGCGCAGCGGACGGTAACCGTGACTGGATGCAGGGCTCCCCCATGTCTGGCCTCCCCCCCCCAAATTTTGACCTCGAACCAGGCCGAGTTCTTCGAGGGGTGAGGCGGGTAATCGCCAGGGACCGGTGCGAGTGAGGGATGATGTGACAGTGTCAGAGGAGCCCTTGCTCTGGGTGACGTTTTCGGTTTCTTGGACGAAGTCTTCGGGATGCAAATTCTTTGTCGTTGGCCACAGCGGGGCCTCATCTACGTTTAGCCACGACGACACATCTTGGGATTCGTCGAGGGTGGCGGCCTGGCCGAGCGGCGCGCGGGTCACGGAAGAACTGAGTAGGACGAACGCAACCAGAGCCACAAACAAGGTCGACGCAGACCTggagcagacggagaggatgggagaacgaaggagtTTCGGGAGAAGGGAGCTGGAGCGAGTTTGACGGTCAAACGCCGGAGCGAGCGTCCGGCGCCCCCCCTGAGTGTGCTCGACCCGCGAAGGCGGGACCGAGAGCGGCGCCGGCGAGGGAGAACGCATCTTGGGGAAACGAGAAATGGGCCCCTACAGACAgaaatggaagaagagagcgatgtccacaagagagaggcagtCGCCCATGAGGCAATCTCCCATTCTTCTTGCAAGACTTCGCGGGGCGggaggagggcgaggagacggtTACCGGCGAATCGCTGTCAGTCGGCAGACCCGGAAAACGGTCATCATCTTTCAGAAACACAGGGGTGGGCCCTCTGTGCCCCGTCGAGGCGACCCAACCTCTTCTGGAAAGAAtgcgctgaagagaaaaggccGTTCAAACAACGTTTTGCATCATGAACAAGAATTTGTCATTCCGTGACCTTCCCGTGTCGAGTTTCTCCGGCCGGGGGGAGAGGCGCTGTTTTCGGCGGCGCAGCCCGATCAGCAGTGCCACCGGAGGCGCCTGACTTCCGGCTTGcacttgtttctctcgagaaaaaaggagctGAGGTTGCGACCTGGAGAGCGCTTTGGGCGCCTGTGCTACAGAtcaagagagcgaagaactgGGTGCCGCCACGCGGACCCCATATACCACATTCGACTTCTCTGTGTGACGGGGCCGCGTTGGAGACGCTCGGGATCGTGTCGCCCTCTCGATCAAGATCCCGCAGCTTCAGCCCGCGAGTCAGACACGGGCCATTCGCAATCCGCaaaccgagaaaaaaaggaacgaactgtggagaggcgaagaagtctGAGAATGCCCCTGCCCGGAAAACGGACAGACACGACAGGTCAACGATGGGGGCGCAGCGCAGGCCGTCTCCCAccggagagacggaagaccGCCCCCGCATAAACTTCCAGACCCGGTATACCCAGAACGGATCACGGGTGCACGCAGGGGGCAACTCCTCGTCGATCCGGGATTTCCGAGGAACGCGCGTGCGAGGcgcgcagaaaaaagcgtAGTGTAGACCGGCAGAACAGTGCCAAGCGGAAAAGAAAgtggacgaagaagaggcccGGACGCCCCAGTGGAAGGCGAAAGGGTCCCGATGCAAAGCAATGCAAAGCAACAGCGGAGAGCACGCACGAGATTTCAGGAGGTGGTTTTCACAGAGGGAAACGGCTCTCGCGGGTTGCTTCGCCGGGCAAAATCTGACActtccttcgctgccgctTCTGTCTGCGAGACACGGGAAGGATTTGTGAAGGAAGTGGCGAATGAAAGGTTTTACGCCTGCCCGGATAAGATTTTTCTTACACAAGTTCGGAGAGACAAAGTGGCGCAACACACAGCGTTGGGAACCCCGGGGCCAAATAACATTTAATAATGGAAACCAGAGCAGGAAACAGTGCTCACACAACTGTTGTGTACTTAAACATCGGTACCGCTTAAACCCACCAGGATGTTCCTGGCGTAAAAATGCTGTGGCAGCAGTGGTGGCACAGTCAGGCAGCTGACAAAAGTTAGTGTGGTAACGAAAACAAGGGACCGGGAAACTGCGGGCAGAATAAAGAAGGTGCTCGAAGTCAAAGGAGAATTCAAGAGGAGTGTTCCGCATAGGATCGCAGCAGCTCCTAGTAGAGATGCCACCACTGAACATCACTGGTTGGCGTACATGTACGTAGGATTCGTCACTTGTTGCGCTGCTCGTCTCAACACTCCAAGCATGGGACTGGAGACTGAGTGTCCACGCAGATGCGCCGACGGACAGCATTAATCCTTGTACGTTTTGTACTTTCTGGGCTCCTTTCAGTTTACGCCAAGAAGTCCTCTGATTACAGCCTTAGAGCTTGTACCGTTGCATTCAAGAGCCCCTGTCTGCGACAGAGAACGGGAGGTCACTCAACGTTCCTGAAAAGCAACTAAAGACTTCTGTGAATGTGTCTCTAAAAGATGCAGTTTACGATAATACGAACGCATGATTCTTCTCACCCAAGAAAGGGTCGTTTGCAGGAAATATGAACCCGACCAGCACGCCTGTACGGCAAGTTCGGTGCTGATGACCTGCTGTCAACGTAGTGTTCATGGATGTTTGCACACTTGAACATGGTGCTGGTTTTTGAATTTTTTGGAAAGTCTCAGTttgaaagagacaaacgtgGGGAAAGCACGTTCACTTCAGCGCGAGCCTTGGTTACCACATGCAACAACAGCTAAGACCCTACAGGCTTTTCACAAAAACCAACGAGCAGAGCATTTCAGCTGTACAGTTTTTGCGTGTCGTTGTCCATTCGCGCTCAGGCAAGCCACTGAACCCTGCGTGAGTCGGAGGACACAGAGATCGACTTTCTAATATTCTGAAGGGGGCCTTGTTTCCGCAGCTTCCATTTTAAACGTGGGCGTGGTAATGACGAACGGGAGTCTGTAACACCAAGAAAAAAGCTTGCTCGAGATCGCCAGCTTCTCTATATGTGCTGACCAATACACACCCACGACATTTTCCAGGAAAATCCAAATATAAGCATCTATGCTCGACAACGTTGTAAGTGTTTCCCCGGGTACGGTTCGCATCACCTGCGACAGTTGGCGATGTCACGAGGCCCCGCAGAATCCGTTGAAACTTGGTATTGACAACACGAGAACTGGTTTTCCCCTCTTTGCTAACTACATG
This genomic interval from Toxoplasma gondii ME49 chromosome VIIb, whole genome shotgun sequence contains the following:
- a CDS encoding hypothetical protein (encoded by transcript TGME49_257568~Signal peptide predicted by SignalP 2.0 HMM (probability 0.508) with cleavage site probability 0.181 at residue 19) yields the protein MLSVGASAWTLSLQSHAWSVETSSATSDESYVHVRQPVMFSGGISTRSCCDPMRNTPLEFSFDFEHLLYSARSFPVPCFRYHTNFCQLPDCATTAATAFLRQEHPGGFKRYRCLSTQQLCEHCFLLWFPLLNVIWPRGSQRCVLRHFVSPNLCKKNLIRAGVKPFIRHFLHKSFPCLADRSGSEGSVRFCPAKQPARAVSLCENHLLKSRACSPLLLCIALHRDPFAFHWGVRASSSSTFFSAWHCSAGLHYAFFCAPRTRVPRKSRIDEELPPACTRDPFWVYRVWKFMRGRSSVSPVGDGLRCAPIVDLSCLSVFRAGAFSDFFASPQFVPFFLGLRIANGPCLTRGLKLRDLDREGDTIPSVSNAAPSHREVECGIWGPRGGTQFFALLICSTGAQSALQVATSAPFFSRETSASRKSGASGGTADRAAPPKTAPLPPAGETRHGKVTE
- a CDS encoding hypothetical protein (encoded by transcript TGME49_257572~Predicted trans-membrane domain (TMHMM2.0):184-207:246-269): MRSPSPAPLSVPPSRVEHTQGGRRTLAPAFDRQTRSSSLLPKLLRSPILSVCSRSASTLFVALVAFVLLSSSVTRAPLGQAATLDESQDVSSWLNVDEAPLWPTTKNLHPEDFVQETENVTQSKGSSDTVTSSLTRTGPWRLPASPLEELGLVRGQNLGGGGQTWGSPASSHGYRPLRLSGRNRAASRSVAALAVMMSLVFLTVFLAHRFTTRGRKPKALLNMVANSLPRLGTGSRADAQRTARRSALRLFAGISVLLGLAVATAIFAFDDETLPILKPVREAVQPYVDEWAPVVEAYLRQLYDSVGAFMPANVSSKTTGRPPSSQSRQ